The genomic DNA TCCCGCGCGGTGAAAGTGAACCGGTATGCGTAGACCACCACGTCATTTTCAATCGCGTTCGTTTCGGAAACACCGGTGATGATTCCGCGGGCGGTCTTTGCGGAGGAGGCCAGCCGCAGATTGTCGATCGGGCGGTATCCCCGGGTGAAAATTATCGTGAAGATCAGCCCGACGATAAGGAAAATCGCCCCGAAGGAGCCGGTGATTCCCAGCATCGCCGAGCAGACCATGGTCAACGGAACCGGGCGCGGCGGCGGGGCCAGGCGGCGGATTCGATTGGAAAGCATGGTTTCCTCCTACGCGCCACAGCTTGGCGAACCCGGAACCGGAATGTGAAACGCCGCGTTCCGCAATCCCGCCCTGAGACCGGGGTAATTTTACCCTTACCCGTTTCTATTCCATTCCTTCATTCTTCCAACCGCCTGCTCCACCCGTTCCGTCGGCGTTGCCAACGAAATCCGCAAATAGCCCTCGCCTTCTCCTCCAAAAAAGGTCCCGGGGGCAAAACACACCCCGGTCTCCCGCAGGAAAGCATCCGCAAAAGCCGCGGCGGTGGATCCGCGGGGTACGGACGCCCAAATGTACATCGAAGCCCGGACCGGCTCGGCGCGCAATCCCGCCGCGGCCAACCCTTCCAAGATCCTTTTCCCCCTCCGGGCGTAGATCGCATTGCGCGCGGCCAGCCAGGTCTGATCCCCGCGCAGGGCGGCTTCTCCCGCCGCGGCCACCGCCGGGAAGATTCCGGAATCGACATTGCCTTTCAGACGCCGCAGCGCGGAGACCGCTTCGGAATTCCCGGACAGGAAGCCCAGCCGCCAGCCGGCCATGTTGTACGTCTTCGAGACGGAGGTGAATTCGACGGCGCAGGATTTAGCATCCGGCAGTTCGAGAACGCTCATCGGCAGAAAACCGTCGAAGGCCACGTCGCAATAGGCGGCGTCGTGGCAGAGAAGGATGCCGTTCCGGCGGGCGAAATCCAGCGCCCCCGCGTAGAATTCCCTCCCGGCGACGGCTCCGGTGGGATTGTTCGGATAATTGAGCCACAGCATCCGCGTCCGGGCCAGGACCTCCGCCGGGATCGAATTCCAATCCGGAAGGAAACCGTTTTCGCGCTTAAGCGGCAGGAGGTGCGCCTCGGCGCCGGCCCATTCCACCGCGATGCGGTAGACGGGATAGCCCGGGTCGGGGATCAGCGCCACGTCGCCCGGTTCCAGCAGAGCCTGTGCGAGGTGGAATATTCCTTCCTTGGAGCCGATCAGCGCGGTGACCTCCCGCTTGGGATCCAGCGGAACCTGGAATCGCCGCTGGTAGTATTCCGAAACCGCTTCCAGGAGCGAGGGCGTGCCGTATCCGAACGCGGGGTAGCCGTGCAGACGCGGATCGCGGACCGCCCGTTCCGCCGCCGCGAGGATATGATCCGCCGGCGGCATGTCCGGCGAGCCGATGTCCATCCGGATCACCTCCGTTCCGCGGGCGCGGAGCGAGGCGATCGCCTCCGCCATTTTTGCAAAGGGATACGGCTTGAGATTGCGCATGCGGCGGGAACGATGCATGGCGGGAACCTTGGTGGTTGCAGAATTCGGCGGCTGCGGCTACGGGACGGCTTCGTGCTCGGACGCCGACAGGGGCATCGTCTCAGAGGCAGTTTCCGCGGCCGACGGCGCCTCCGCTGGCGGCTCTTCCACCCGGCGAACGGCCTGCAGAGCCGTGATGGCTACTTCCAGCATCGCCCGGTCCGGCGGGCGCGTGGTCAAGGACTGGGTCCACACGCCGGGAGCGGCGAGGATCCGCGCCAATGCGGGATTTTTTATCCGCGCCGACAACCGCAGGTATTCATAGCCGAAGGCTACCAGAACCGGAATTCCCATCAGGCGGGTGATAATCCTCCATAAGAAAGGCATCGGTCCGGCAAATGCGAAGAGGACGATCGCCAGAATGCCGATCACCACCAGGAAGGACGTCCCGCAGCGCGGATGCTCCTTGGAGAACGCCTCCACGGATTCGGGCGTCAACGGCACCCCGGCTTCGTAGGCGTGGACGGTTTTGTGCTCCGCGCCGTGGTAGGCGAACACCCGGGCGATTTCGGGCATCCGACCGACCAGCACGAGGTAAAGGATCAGCAGTACCAGGCGGATCACGCCCTCCGCCGCGTTTCCGACAATCGAGGACACGCGCAAGGCACTCTCCATCCACGCCCCAACGGCGGCCGGAACCAGGAAGAAGACTCCGACCAGAACGACCAGGGAAGCCAGGACGGTGAGGATCCATTCGCCTTTGCCGATGGGTTTCTCCCCTTGAACCTGGGCGGAAAACTCCAGGCTCTGCCAGCCCAGCCCCACCGTATCCCACAACAGCAGCACGCCGCGCAGGATCGGGATCTTGGCGATGCGGCTTTGGTAGATTCCTCCCAACGGCCGGACTTCGGTTTGGATCTCCCCGTCGGGGCGGCGGACCGAAACCGCCATCGTCCGGCGCCCGCGCATCATTACGCCTTCCAGAACCGCCTGGCCGCCGTAGGAAAACGGCTGAGCCGGAGTTTCGGATTTTCCGCGCACTTCACTTTTTGAGTTCATAGAAAAACCGGATGTACGCCTCGATCCCGCGCCACAGGATCGGCAGGTGGAGTTTTTCGTTCGGGGCGTGGAGGTTGTCGTCGGGCAGGCTGATCCCCATCATGATCGATTCCCGGCCCAGCACCTCCTGGATCAGCGAGACAACCGGGACGCTGCCGCCCTCGCGGGCGAAGACCGGCCGTACGCCGAAGGCTCCTTCCAGCGCCCGGATCGCGGCCTGCATCTCGCGCGTGTCGCGCCGGACAATGCCGGCTGGGCTGCCGGCCAGGTCGGTCACTTCCCAGCGCAGCCAAGCCGGAGCATGGGCCCGCAGGTATTCCTCCAGCTGGCGCTTCACCGCTTCCGGCTTTTGATTGGGCACCAGGCGCATCGATAGCTTGGCCATCGACCGCGCCGGAAGGACGGTCTTCGAGCCTTCGCCGGTGAATCCGCACAGCAGTCCGTTCACCTCGAGCGTCGGCCGCGCGCCGATTCGTTCCACAACCGTGTAGCCTTCCTCGCCGTTAATGCCGAAACCGGTCGATTGGGCAAGGAACTCATCTTCCTCCCAGGGCACGCGGGCAAGCTGGGCGCGCTCTTCGGCATCCAGCGGCAGGACGTCGTCGTAGAAACCCGGCAGAGTCACCCGCCCTTTGGCGTCGTGCATCCCGGCGATGAGTTCGCAGAGAATCTGGCCGGCGTTCGGGACGACTCCGCCGAACAGGCCGGAGTGCAGGTCGTGGTCCGCCGTCTCCAGCCGCAGTTCAAAATAGGCCAGTCCGCGCAGTCCGTATACGATGGTCGGCAAATCCGGCCGAAGGATCAGCGTGTCGCAGTTGAGCACGGCGTCGCAGCGCAACAGTTGTTTGTTTTGGATCAGCGCGGTTTCGAGGTGCGGCGACCCCACTTCCTCTTCCCCTTCGAAGATGACCTTTACGTTCACCGGCAGCGTGTCAACCGCCAGAATCGATTCCAGCGCCGCCAAATAAGCCATCAGCGGGCCCTTCATGTCCGAAGCGCCCCGGGCATAGAGGTTCTCCTCCCGCACCGACGGGGAGAACGGCGGCGTCACCCACTCTTCCAGCGGCTCGGGCGGTTGAACGTCGTAATGCCCGTAGAGCAGGACCACCGGCGCGGAAGGATCGGCGGCGGCGCGAAAACCGTACACGAGCGGCGGACCTTCCGTTGGAAGCAGGCGCGCCTCAAATCCGAGTTTGAGCAGCCGGTACAAAAGCCACTCCGCCGCCCGCTGGGTTTCCGCGGCGTACTCGGAAAGGGTCGAGATGCTGGGAATCTCGAGCAGTTCGTTCAGGTCGCGAAGGATCCGGTTGCGGTTGGAGCGGGCGAAAGCGATCGCTTTTTCCATCAAAGTGCGGCTCCTCACCTCCGGCCGACAATGGCCGAGAGGATCGTTCCAAACGTCCCGATCGTCAACAGCGCCAGGATGATCAACGCCGGCGGGAGTCCGCGGCCGGTGGCAGCGGAGGCGAACGCCGGGATGGTGATGGTCGGATCCGGCGTGGCTGGGGTGAAGGTCGGCAGGCGGGTCGCTAAAGCGGACGAAAATTGGGCGGCAAAGGTCGGATCCACCGTCGGCTGGTTTTTCGGGATGGCGGTCGGCGGCGGGGCGACGATCGGCAGATCCCCCACGCCGTAGTGCATGATGACGAATTCCGAACTGACCCAAGCCGCTCCGCCCGGGGCGGAAGCGTATTTGATCTGATACCACATGCCGGCCCGGGATTGCCCGACGGCTTTGCATTTTTCGCCCATCACCATGATGCCGACAATGTCGTAGTCCGTGGCGCTCGGTCCGGCGCGGATGTTGACCTGGTCCACATCGCCCTTGCAGCATTCGACGAACGGCGGTTCCAAGTCGTCGCCGGCGTCCTGGGAAACCGCAACCCCAGGCGTCAGCAGGTAGAGTCCGGCCGTCAGGAGAACCCAGGCGGCAACGCGTCCGGAAAGCGGACGACGCTTCCCCCCCGGACCGCCATGCGATCCGTTGGCTTGTTTGCCGTTGACTTCGAATGCGTTTCCCGTCATTCCCACTTTCCTGCGCCGCTTGGTGAATGCCCGCCGTGGGAAAAATCTCGGCGCGTAAGAGTATAATTGTTCCATCCCGTTTCCCGGAGAGACGGCATGCCGTCTGGAGAGAGCGTTTTGCCCGCCGCCTACGCCCAAGTGGCCGCCGCGACCGCCGGCGCGTTTCTTGCCGCGCTCTGGCTGAGTCTGATCCTCTGGACCGTCAAAGACGTCCGCGCCCGCACCGACGACCGATTGGCGCAAATACTCGCCGTGGCGTGCGCGGCGCTGTTGACAATCCCGGGATGGCTGTTGTACCTCCTCCTGCGCCCCGCGCGGACCCTGGAGGCAGAGTACCAGTCCAGCTTGGAGGAGGAGGCTCTGCTGGCTTCGCTCGCCGGCCGGTTGAGCTGTCCCGGCTGCGGCCGGCAGGTGGATTCCGATTGGCGGATCTGCCCCACCTGCTCGACCGTCCTGCGCAAAGCCTGTCCGGACTGCGGCCGGATGCTCGACCTCTCCTGGAACGTCTGCCCGTATTGCGGAACGGCGGCAGCGGTTCCGGAGGGCGAACCTCCGATGGAATAACCGATCGATCCTGCTGATTGCCTTCGCCCGAAGGTCCCAGGCAATCTTCCCCAAATGTGCAAACCGGGGATTGCTTCGCCCGCCCCGGCAGAACCGCCGGCCGGGCCGGGGCCGCTCCGCTCCCCGCAACGACTCAGCTCATCCCAATCCCCCGTTCTTGAAGGCCGCCCGTCCCGCATACAGGGCTTGCTCACCCAACTCCACTTCCATCCGCAACAGCTGGTTGTACTTTGCCACCCGATAGCTGCGCGCGGGTGCGCCGGTCTTAATCTGCCCCATGTTCATCGCCACGGCCAGGTCGGCGATGGTCGAATCCTCGGTTTCGCCCGAGCGGTGCGAGGTGACGGCGCGCCAGCCGGCGCGGTGGCACACTTCAACCGCCTCCATCGTTTCGGTCAGCGAGCCGAGCTGGTTCAGTTTCACCAGCAGGGCGGTGGCCGCCTTCTCGTCGATTGCCTTGCGGACCCGTTCGACGTTGGTCACCAAAAGGTCGTCGCCGACGATCTGGAATTTGCCCTCGGTTTTTTCCACCAGCGCTTTCAAGGAATCCCAATCGTCCTCGGCCAGGCCGCCCTCGAGGCTTGAGGACGCCCTTGCCGCCGTAGCGGGCCTTGTCTTTGTCGCGGAGTTCCAGCGCCTCATGCGTGCCGGTGGACGCGCCCGAAGGGACCGCCGCCCGCCCCCAGGATCCGTCGTCAAGGGTCACTTCCACCTCGACCGTCGGGTTGCCGCGGGAATCCAGGATTTCGTGCGCAAAGATCTGCTCTATCATGGTATCCATGTTTCTCTCATGAAAATGAGACGTTTTCAAGATCGGCGCACCGCCCTATCCGGCGCCGTGAAATTATACCGCACGCATTTCGGGGTACGCATAAAGTCTTAAAAGCCCTCGGCGGGATTGCACGCGGCGCAAGGGCGCGGCCGGCCGATTCCGGAGTCACGCTCTACAACCGGGACCGCGTTTTGTCCGGCGGAAACCGCCTCTCGATCAGCCCGGCCAGCAACACCAACGCGGCATACAACAATGCGGAAGCGATCCAGCGCGGGGCCCATCCTTTGCGGACCGTGACGGAAGGCGCCATCGAAACGCCGGCCTCCGCCGCCGAGGCTTCCCCGTACTCCAGATGGGCTCCGATCGTCCTACCGAACCAGAATATCCCGCCGGGCAGGTTCGATTCCCAACTGGGATCCACGAAGGTCCACGTCTCACCGTCCCGGATCTCCATCCAGGCGTGCGCGCCGGCCGGGCTGAGCCAGTTTTTTGTTTGGGGGTACAGAGGAGGCCGCCATGTCGGAAACAACAGCCCCGTAACCGTTCGGGCCGGACCGCCGTCGGCACGCGCGAGCGCCACCGCAAGATTCGCTAATTCCGCGCATCCCCCCACCCGTCGGCGGCAGGCTTCGCGTGCGGACGGAGTCCCTCGCACGCGGGGGCCTTCCGGCCAATCGAAGTATGCCGCCGCAAACGAAAAGATCCGCAAAACCGTGGCTCTCGGGCCGGTTTGTTACAACACCTCCGCCTGGGCGCCGATCTCCGGAG from Anaerolineales bacterium includes the following:
- a CDS encoding DUF1385 domain-containing protein produces the protein MNSKSEVRGKSETPAQPFSYGGQAVLEGVMMRGRRTMAVSVRRPDGEIQTEVRPLGGIYQSRIAKIPILRGVLLLWDTVGLGWQSLEFSAQVQGEKPIGKGEWILTVLASLVVLVGVFFLVPAAVGAWMESALRVSSIVGNAAEGVIRLVLLILYLVLVGRMPEIARVFAYHGAEHKTVHAYEAGVPLTPESVEAFSKEHPRCGTSFLVVIGILAIVLFAFAGPMPFLWRIITRLMGIPVLVAFGYEYLRLSARIKNPALARILAAPGVWTQSLTTRPPDRAMLEVAITALQAVRRVEEPPAEAPSAAETASETMPLSASEHEAVP
- a CDS encoding dipeptidase; translated protein: MEKAIAFARSNRNRILRDLNELLEIPSISTLSEYAAETQRAAEWLLYRLLKLGFEARLLPTEGPPLVYGFRAAADPSAPVVLLYGHYDVQPPEPLEEWVTPPFSPSVREENLYARGASDMKGPLMAYLAALESILAVDTLPVNVKVIFEGEEEVGSPHLETALIQNKQLLRCDAVLNCDTLILRPDLPTIVYGLRGLAYFELRLETADHDLHSGLFGGVVPNAGQILCELIAGMHDAKGRVTLPGFYDDVLPLDAEERAQLARVPWEEDEFLAQSTGFGINGEEGYTVVERIGARPTLEVNGLLCGFTGEGSKTVLPARSMAKLSMRLVPNQKPEAVKRQLEEYLRAHAPAWLRWEVTDLAGSPAGIVRRDTREMQAAIRALEGAFGVRPVFAREGGSVPVVSLIQEVLGRESIMMGISLPDDNLHAPNEKLHLPILWRGIEAYIRFFYELKK
- a CDS encoding transglutaminase domain-containing protein; this translates as MRIFSFAAAYFDWPEGPRVRGTPSAREACRRRVGGCAELANLAVALARADGGPARTVTGLLFPTWRPPLYPQTKNWLSPAGAHAWMEIRDGETWTFVDPSWESNLPGGIFWFGRTIGAHLEYGEASAAEAGVSMAPSVTVRKGWAPRWIASALLYAALVLLAGLIERRFPPDKTRSRL
- a CDS encoding aminotransferase class I/II-fold pyridoxal phosphate-dependent enzyme, which produces MHRSRRMRNLKPYPFAKMAEAIASLRARGTEVIRMDIGSPDMPPADHILAAAERAVRDPRLHGYPAFGYGTPSLLEAVSEYYQRRFQVPLDPKREVTALIGSKEGIFHLAQALLEPGDVALIPDPGYPVYRIAVEWAGAEAHLLPLKRENGFLPDWNSIPAEVLARTRMLWLNYPNNPTGAVAGREFYAGALDFARRNGILLCHDAAYCDVAFDGFLPMSVLELPDAKSCAVEFTSVSKTYNMAGWRLGFLSGNSEAVSALRRLKGNVDSGIFPAVAAAGEAALRGDQTWLAARNAIYARRGKRILEGLAAAGLRAEPVRASMYIWASVPRGSTAAAFADAFLRETGVCFAPGTFFGGEGEGYLRISLATPTERVEQAVGRMKEWNRNG
- a CDS encoding zinc ribbon domain-containing protein → MPSGESVLPAAYAQVAAATAGAFLAALWLSLILWTVKDVRARTDDRLAQILAVACAALLTIPGWLLYLLLRPARTLEAEYQSSLEEEALLASLAGRLSCPGCGRQVDSDWRICPTCSTVLRKACPDCGRMLDLSWNVCPYCGTAAAVPEGEPPME